TACCGTAGGTATCGCCATTGGACGATTGAAAGATCCTGGACTTGCTAACGAAAAGAAATAATTAGGTGCGTTTTTACCTAACCTGCTGCTTGACGCACCTTGCTGTTCTACTCCGAAGTTTTATCTATTCATTGGTGTTTTGCTACTCCAAACCTGCTCAAATTCGGCTTTGGTAATCCCAAACTCTTGAATATCTGCTTCACCTAAAGGTTTATCACATAACATTCCATGATTATCTGTAAAGTGGCTACCATCGTAAAATAATACGTTGCCATTTTCGTAAACTTCTATTTGTCTGACAGCGCATAAATCATGGCCCACTTCCATAAAATAGGTACTTGTACCCCAAGTATCATATTCGCCGCCAAGAGATTCATCCCAGAACCATTTACAATATTGCTTTAACTTTCTTGATAGAGACATAATTTATTGACTCCTATAAGGGATTTTTACTTTCAAGCTACTCTATGAGAATATGCTTTTCGTATGTCTAGACGAGCATCCCTTGAAAAGTTAAGTGCAGCAAAATGCTCTTACAAGGTAACGCACTATCAGAACTCGATGACTATGAAGATTAGTTTCAGACTTTGAGAATGCTTTGCTCTCAATAATTGTTGGAGACATCTGCAAGAACAAGCATTAACAACAATAATCTTATTTTACCTTAATATTCTCAACCTGTAGGCCATTATTATAGCGCAGTATCTCTCGCACTTCCATTAAAATGATGCCCAACATATTTTTACCACTACCATCAGATCCACAACCCCAATAGTAATCAATAGGTGAGTTTTCCACGATTTCTTGATTATCTGTGGCTAGTAATATTTGCCTAATATCCTGATGTGTTTCAAATTTACGCAGTACCGCTTTTCGCATCACATCATCTTTAACCTTTTCCCAGTCTTGGCGTAAAGGACGGCTTCTTTCACGTCCCATTTTTGCAGCATCTTTAGGAGTTTTGACTAAGCGTATTTGTTCTACATGGAATGTCCCCATAAATTTTTGGGCTTGAAAATAGTGTTCACTGGTAGACCAATACAAATTATCCAACTCAAAGCCGTGGGGGGAAAAGTTGGAGAAGCAGCCATATTGTTCGCGCGCACTGTAAAAATAGATTGTCATGATTTTTTAAAGAAATATTAGTTAACTATATTTCGCTAGTTTAGTTGTGTTTGAATTGGTAAGAGAATGATAAATTCTGTTCCCTGTCCTAACTCGGAGATTACTTCTATTTTCCCTTTGTGTTTGTCGATTATCTGATAAGAGATACTTAAACCTAAGCCAGTGCCTTTACCTACTGGTTTAGTTGTGAAAAAAGGATTAAATAACTTATTGATAATTTCTGGTGGAATTCCCAAACCGTTATCTTTAATTCCTACTTTGATATAATCAGCATCTAATTTTGAAGTTTCTATAGTAATTTGTTTTTCTCTGTTAGCTTTTTGTTCCATTAACGCATCTATAGCGTTACTTAAGATATTCATAAATACTTGATTTAGTTGAGATGGATAACATTCAATTAAAGGTAAAACTCCATAGTTTTTAATTACTGCTATTTCCTGGTTAATTTTGTGATTTAGAATTAATAGGGTGTTGTCAATTCCTTCGTGAATGTTCACTTTTTTTATAGCTGATTCATCGAGGCGGGAAAAATTACGTAAAGATAAGACAATTTCCCGAATACGTTGAGCGCCCATTTTCATAGAAGTAAGTAGGCTGGATAAATCTTTAGTGATAAAATTTAAATCTATTTGTGCGATTTTTTCGGCAATAATCCAGCTTGGTTCTGGGTACTCTTGCTGATATAAATCTATTAAAATTAATAAATCTTGAATATACTCATTGGCACACTCGATATTACCATTAATGAAATTAACTGGATTATTTACTTCATGAGCTATACCTGCTACCATTTCTCCCAGAGAAGACATTTTTTCGGTTTGGATTAATTGTCCTTGGGTTTCTTTCAAATCTTGGAGAATTTTTTGCAGTTCCTGAGTGCGTTCTTCTACCCGTTGCTCTAAATTTTGGCGTGCTAATTCCAATTCCTGAGTGCGTTCTTCTACCCGTTGCTCTAAATTGTCACGTGCAAGTTCTAATTCTTGTGTATAATCACCTACCCACTCGACTAATTGATTTAAGGAAGTAGCTAAAGTCCCAACTTCATCATTACTGTTGATATTAGCTCTAAGTTTAAAGTTGGATTCTTGCGTAATTCTTCTAGCAACGTTAGTAACTAATTCTAAAGGACGAGCAATTAACCTACTGCTATATATTGCTAGTGCTGCGGCGATCGCACCGGAGAACAGCATACTACCAAGAATAACTGTGATTCGCAGTTGTTGAGCTTTTTCAAAGTGAGTATGTGCTTTTTGTTTTTGACTATTCGCCTGACGGATAACTAGAATTAATTCGTCGGAAAGTTGATCGAATCTTAGATTGATATTAACTTGCTGTTTTTCCTGAAGTAAAATCATTAATTCTGTATAATTAAGCTTGACTTTTTCTTCAGACAAGTTATTTTTTTCGACTTGTTCCCAGAAAGCTTTTACTGTTTCAGTATATAGTCTTGTCGTAAAATTATAATCATCTAAAAGCTGCTCAAATTCTATTTGACTTATGACTAAATCATTGGAATAAGTATTAATAAATATTTGAATTTCCTCTAAATGTTTATTTACTGTAATTAGTTGATTTTCAAATTGATTTTTTTCAAATTCAAACCAAATTGAATTATCTAAAACAGGAGCTAAACGTTGTGGATGTAGTCTGATTCGTGCGACTGCATTTTCTAAATCTTTTAACAGAGATTGCTGTTGATAAGCAATATCTAATTGTTTATGGGCATATATTTCGTTGTTGTATGCAAGTAGCAAACCACTTATTGTCCCGATAAAAGAAATGCCAATTGCCACAGTGTAGCCATAACTAATTTTCTGGGCAATATTCCAACGATTACTTAAGTTTGTTAGCCAGCTTAACTTTTGTTTGAATAGATTTTGATAATCTTTAATCATTCATTTATGTTGAACTTAATTAGATAAAATTACCCTGTCCTATTTTTTGATAAACTTCACGAATTATGTTGTATTCAGCATCATTGATTGGGATCAGTTTTGAGCCTTGATAAGGTTGGTTTACTGTCGCAACCAGCAGACTTTTCAGTAGTTTATCTTGATGTTTCAGCATACGCGATCGCACATCTTCTATAAAGCTAGGTGCAAACTGGTTATTAATGACGAATAAATCACTAGGTAGCAGTGCGCCTTTAGCGATTACAGAAAATTCTTTCTCAGACAAACCTCCAGACTTCAGGGCTGTGTTGTATCTATCAGATGCAATTGTCCAAGCATCTACTTTGCCTTTTCTTAAAGCCTCTATTCCCTCATCACCTAACATGAGAATTTTGACATCAGTATTGGGATCTAATCCAGCATCTATCAGCATCTTTATCGGAGCCAAATGTCCAGAAGTCGAACCAGTTGTTCGCATGGCAATTGTTTTGCCTTTTAGTTGAGCTAATGATTGAATTTTGCTATCGGCACGGACAACAATAATGGGATAATAGTTAAGGCGTTGGATAGCAAGAAGCGGT
This Nodularia sp. LEGE 06071 DNA region includes the following protein-coding sequences:
- a CDS encoding phosphate/phosphite/phosphonate ABC transporter substrate-binding protein, which produces MKRRKLVFNFILFIGGCTTGISQNNHNSNKSLIYSSEKLKFAVADATGIEDLQRNYGAFRSTLEAVLGIAIEFFPVENRTAAAPALQSGQVDIVLAGPSEYVVLSSRAKAIPLLAIQRLNYYPIIVVRADSKIQSLAQLKGKTIAMRTTGSTSGHLAPIKMLIDAGLDPNTDVKILMLGDEGIEALRKGKVDAWTIASDRYNTALKSGGLSEKEFSVIAKGALLPSDLFVINNQFAPSFIEDVRSRMLKHQDKLLKSLLVATVNQPYQGSKLIPINDAEYNIIREVYQKIGQGNFI
- a CDS encoding NADAR family protein, which encodes MTIYFYSAREQYGCFSNFSPHGFELDNLYWSTSEHYFQAQKFMGTFHVEQIRLVKTPKDAAKMGRERSRPLRQDWEKVKDDVMRKAVLRKFETHQDIRQILLATDNQEIVENSPIDYYWGCGSDGSGKNMLGIILMEVREILRYNNGLQVENIKVK
- a CDS encoding ATP-binding protein is translated as MIKDYQNLFKQKLSWLTNLSNRWNIAQKISYGYTVAIGISFIGTISGLLLAYNNEIYAHKQLDIAYQQQSLLKDLENAVARIRLHPQRLAPVLDNSIWFEFEKNQFENQLITVNKHLEEIQIFINTYSNDLVISQIEFEQLLDDYNFTTRLYTETVKAFWEQVEKNNLSEEKVKLNYTELMILLQEKQQVNINLRFDQLSDELILVIRQANSQKQKAHTHFEKAQQLRITVILGSMLFSGAIAAALAIYSSRLIARPLELVTNVARRITQESNFKLRANINSNDEVGTLATSLNQLVEWVGDYTQELELARDNLEQRVEERTQELELARQNLEQRVEERTQELQKILQDLKETQGQLIQTEKMSSLGEMVAGIAHEVNNPVNFINGNIECANEYIQDLLILIDLYQQEYPEPSWIIAEKIAQIDLNFITKDLSSLLTSMKMGAQRIREIVLSLRNFSRLDESAIKKVNIHEGIDNTLLILNHKINQEIAVIKNYGVLPLIECYPSQLNQVFMNILSNAIDALMEQKANREKQITIETSKLDADYIKVGIKDNGLGIPPEIINKLFNPFFTTKPVGKGTGLGLSISYQIIDKHKGKIEVISELGQGTEFIILLPIQTQLN